In the genome of Vespa crabro chromosome 17, iyVesCrab1.2, whole genome shotgun sequence, one region contains:
- the LOC124430059 gene encoding integumentary mucin C.1-like, with protein MQTLTISVFPINKGGRAHRTCYNCTAKREIIRHFSKAMFRFNRTVFIFLLLLGAVRFQNVESTIDIFKIIEPTRRLYCQINCVDLNSWNFIWNSLCLKLCPELVLLVTTGTSAQTMENGVSTSAPTIMTMPGTSTSTGGVSSSTTSSSGMTMSTIASTSPASTSSGSTSSGSTSSGSTSSGSTSSGSTSSGSTSSG; from the exons atgcaaaCATTAACGATTTCAGTTTTTCCTATAAATAAAGGTGGTCGGGCCCACCGTACGTGTTATAATTGTACGGCCAAACGAGAAATCATTCGTCATTTCTCAAAAGCAATGTTCCGATTCAACAGAACagtcttcatttttcttcttcttctcggtGCAGTTCGTTTTCAG AACGTCGAATCtacgatcgatattttcaaGATAATCGAACCGACACGGCGTTTATATTGTCAAATAAATTGCGTTGATCTCAACAGTTGGAATTTCATTTGGAACTCGTTATGTTTGAAATTATGTCCCGAATTAGTATTGCTTGTGACCACCGGTACGTCCGCACAGACGATGGAAAATGGCGTTTCTACATCGGCGCCGACAATTATGACGATGCCAGGTACATCCACTTCGACCGGTGGTGTATCATCCTCGACTACGTCGAGTTCAGGGATGACAATGAGTACGATTGCATCAACTTCTCCGGCATCAACTTCTTCTGGATCAACTTCTTCTGGATCAACTTCTTCTGGATCAACTTCTTCCGGATCAACTTCTTCTGGATCAACTTCTTCTGGATCAACTTCTTCTGGATAA
- the LOC124430055 gene encoding chorion peroxidase isoform X2 produces MLEGFAIARSTIIGIVALLIGFNSHDHACEGLQYQPVEIYGNAEECALILDGPGRTSVFDYTYNLLRGNFPPTAGSQTCITYDAVNHAYIEARKRINVAKPKHEIWRPEDLATVGELLLDISTNLAQIYGLTFEDIEKNLPLIDTSKTLIREICPAFLSNVECRPGKYRRYDGLCTNLQNPTWGSTLSPFTRLMPPRFSDGISAPRIAVSGRELPLSRIVSRTMHPDEGYHDHAGTVMVIAWGQFMDHDYTLTGTPLDPLNRNDPEECCSRPPHLKNPYCNEIRIPEDDYFYRLFNVRCMDFVRAFPAVRPGCRLGSRIPFNLLTGVLDGNTVYGITENFSRKLRSGYGGLLRMNPVFNEYGLKDLLPLKLDIPDEGCTRPNKSMYCFEAGEIRVNEQLVLTCMHTLVAREHNRIAKILTRINPHWDDETLFQESRRIVIAEIQHITYNEFLPILLGKDVMEKFGLLLEKNVYWDGYDPTVNPGVIDAFAAAAFRFGHSLLPTAVERWSKAHKFIASKRLSDLIRRPYDLYRAGVLDEYFMGLMNQVAQAMDDSITQEVTNHLFKKVGAKFGMDLVSFNMQRGREFGIPSYMDFRKYCGLPEAKTFDELFGSMPNETIGRYSSIFEHPADVDLWSGGVSERPLPGSMLGPTFACVIATQFSHSRRGDRFWYELPNQPSSFTLDQLNEIRKTKLAKMICDNTDLIDTIQIYPMVLPDHEINPRVPCRSGVLPSIDLSKWAEFPTSHSTQYRLVEERLLDVPGRPANADTVRDHYEKQDALRIFFESINGIASYLGITRK; encoded by the exons ATGCTCGAAGG ATTCGCGATAGCGCGGAGCACGATAATAGGAATCGTGGCGTTACTGATCGGATTTAACAGCCATGATCATGCATGCGAAGGATTGCAATATCAACCGGTTGAGATTTATGGAAACGCCGAGGAATGTGCTTTGATCCTAGATGGTCCTGGCAGGACTAGCGTTTTCGATTACACTTATAATTTACTTCGAGGAAATTT TCCACCTACTGCAGGATCGCAGACCTGTATCACCTACGATGCCGTTAATCATGCCTATATCGAGGCGAGGAAACGCATCA acGTCGCAAAGCCTAAACACGAAATATGGAGACCCGAGGATCTGGCTACGGTCGGTGAACTCTTACTTGACATATCAACTAATTTAGCTCAAAT ATACGGCCTGACATTTGAGGATATTGAGAAAAATCTTCCATTGATCGATACATCGAAAACATTGATACGCGAGATATGTCCCGCTTTTCTAAGCAACGTCGAATGTCGACCGGGAAAATATCGAAGATACGATGGGCTATGTACAAATTTACAAAATCCAACATGGGGTTCAACTTTGTCGCCATTCACAAG attAATGCCACCACGATTTTCCGATGGTATATCAGCACCTAGGATAGCCGTAAGTGGACGAGAATTACCATTGTCCAGAATAGTATCTCGTACGATGCATCCAGATGAGGGATATCACGATCATGCTGGTACTGTCATGGTGATAGCCTGGGGCCAATTCATGGATCATGATTACACGCTTACTGGAACGCCCTtag ATCCTCTAAATCGTAATGATCCGGAAGAATGTTGTTCTCGTCCACCGCATTTAAAGAATCCATATTGCAACGAGATACGTATACCAGAGGACGATTACTTCTACAGATTGTTTAACGTTCGATGCATGGACTTTGTACGAGCGTTTCCTGCAGTTCGACCAGGATGTCGTCTTGGATCACGTATACCTTTCAATTTGTTAACCGGAGTTTTGGATGGAAATACCGTTTACGGTATTACGGAGAATTTTTCTAG AAAACTCCGAAGCGGTTATGGCGGATTGTTAAGAATGAATCCAGTTTTTAATGAGTACGGATTGAAAGATCTATTGCCATTGAAATTAGATATACCAGACGAAGGATGCACTCGTCCGAACAAATCGATGTACTGTTTCGAAGCAG GTGAAATTCGAGTTAACGAGCAGTTGGTATTAACGTGTATGCATACGTTGGTAGCAAGGGAACACAACAGGATTGCTAAAATACTCACTCGTATTAATCCTCATTGGGATGACGAGACATTATTCCAGGAATCAAGACGCATAGTCATCGCTGAAATCCAACATATCACTTATAATGAATTCCTCCCGATTCTTTTGGGAAAAGACGTTATGGAGAAGTTTGGACTTCTTCTTGAGAAAAAT GTATATTGGGATGGATACGATCCAACAGTAAATCCTGGTGTTATCGATGCATTCGCCGCTGCTGCATTTAGATTTGGACATTCCTTGCTACCAACTGCGGTCGAACGTTGGAGCAAAGCTCATAAATTTATTG cttcGAAAAGATTATCAGATCTAATTAGAAGACCGTACGATCTATATCGCGCTGGAGTTTTGGACGAATACTTTATGGGATTAATGAATCAAGTTGCCCAAGCTATGGACGATTCGATAACACAAGAA GTGACAAATCATTTGTTCAAAAAGGTTGGTGCTAAGTTCGGAATGGATTTGGTATCATTCAATATGCAACGTGGAAGAGAATTTGGTATACCGAGTTACATGGACTTCCG aaaatattgtgGATTACCCGAGGCTAAGACCTTCGACGAATTGTTCGGATCCATGCCAAACGAGACTATTGGACGATATAGCTCCATTTTCGA ACATCCAGCGGACGTAGATCTGTGGTCCGGTGGTGTATCAGAGCGACCACTTCCGGGTAGTATGCTTGGTCCAACCTTTGCCTGTGTAATCGCTACGCAATTTAGCCATTCACGACGTGGTGACAGGTTTTGGTACGAATTACCGAACCAACCATCGTCCTTCACTCTCG ATCAACTCAATGAAATTCGTAAAACGAAACTTGCTAAAATGATATGCGACAACACAGACCTAATAGACACCATACAAATATATCCAATGGTTCTGCCTGATCATGAAAT caATCCACGAGTACCATGCCGTAGTGGTGTATTACCAAGTATAGACCTGAGCAAATGGGCCGAGTTTCCAACGAGCCATTCAACGCAATAT CGTTTGGTGGAGGAACGTTTGCTTGACGTGCCGGGACGTCCGGCGAATGCGGACACGGTACGGGACCACTACGAGAAACAGGACGCTTTGCGAATCTTCTTTGAGAGTATTAATGGCATTGCTTCGTATCTGGGCATCACGAGAAAGtaa
- the LOC124430055 gene encoding uncharacterized protein LOC124430055 isoform X1 encodes MLEGFAIARSTIIGIVALLIGFNSHDHACEGLQYQPVEIYGNAEECALILDGPGRTSVFDYTYNLLRGNFPPTAGSQTCITYDAVNHAYIEARKRINVAKPKHEIWRPEDLATVGELLLDISTNLAQIYGLTFEDIEKNLPLIDTSKTLIREICPAFLSNVECRPGKYRRYDGLCTNLQNPTWGSTLSPFTRLMPPRFSDGISAPRIAVSGRELPLSRIVSRTMHPDEGYHDHAGTVMVIAWGQFMDHDYTLTGTPLDPLNRNDPEECCSRPPHLKNPYCNEIRIPEDDYFYRLFNVRCMDFVRAFPAVRPGCRLGSRIPFNLLTGVLDGNTVYGITENFSRKLRSGYGGLLRMNPVFNEYGLKDLLPLKLDIPDEGCTRPNKSMYCFEAGEIRVNEQLVLTCMHTLVAREHNRIAKILTRINPHWDDETLFQESRRIVIAEIQHITYNEFLPILLGKDVMEKFGLLLEKNVYWDGYDPTVNPGVIDAFAAAAFRFGHSLLPTAVERWSKAHKFIASKRLSDLIRRPYDLYRAGVLDEYFMGLMNQVAQAMDDSITQEVTNHLFKKVGAKFGMDLVSFNMQRGREFGIPSYMDFRKYCGLPEAKTFDELFGSMPNETIGRYSSIFEHPADVDLWSGGVSERPLPGSMLGPTFACVIATQFSHSRRGDRFWYELPNQPSSFTLDQLNEIRKTKLAKMICDNTDLIDTIQIYPMVLPDHEINPRVPCRSGVLPSIDLSKWAEFPTSHSTQYRRQSREPNRDVIHFLPKPYQRLFEFNSKKKNLGKKDENVNKYKSVLWTRIVRTVTTIDVLSKSIENDTIFDKDFKRVPVIDGVIDFNRIIEKIREKNKRINTLKNKRFSREINGKSITGKRFKRSTLGLNNNTNNNNNNNNNNNNNNNNKNSSYVNMENIHNNLKLYRHPKFTQEDEKSKNIDTSINVNNDFYKRIWEIINSSRPSFKIVVPSTRTLRETQKDIFKDEQVALSSSEIEDLNLPYNETGSLNEKKKSFTDVPFDEKRPSEEEEDEFDKYVKVIDTKHVGNRSTFDPSFKSKNKMLHNDHKVISNINDESSSYIDSNRNGYSSNENIISFDTSKEPKNESKKDIVNYSPSVPIEKFVENNKSTIDYNLYNIPYVEVPDYTDEREESLDEEDRLRAKSQNSNSKNLSIDSIDRAMIIINTTSDQAYSVGKKNETIDKHDNQSPRSMATKNIKSFEFSDPSKNDMINREKTKMNENNVQSSESEVKNKSNDDFALSDIDFDINEYRKPFDLDDFLKNEPFFHELKNNNNNKRNSKEPSSDNNKNNYSFMSKNANNNDEDPSEDTKEYIGINDDMLSEEKDFLDRYFTKDVVDKLKANSDEEILMENKRKDMEENKKRNLKTLSSILQKKDRISRFDEEVNKDIEDGVKKAPSFYKNYWSLEYKLPGTKDIKRDEENMN; translated from the exons ATGCTCGAAGG ATTCGCGATAGCGCGGAGCACGATAATAGGAATCGTGGCGTTACTGATCGGATTTAACAGCCATGATCATGCATGCGAAGGATTGCAATATCAACCGGTTGAGATTTATGGAAACGCCGAGGAATGTGCTTTGATCCTAGATGGTCCTGGCAGGACTAGCGTTTTCGATTACACTTATAATTTACTTCGAGGAAATTT TCCACCTACTGCAGGATCGCAGACCTGTATCACCTACGATGCCGTTAATCATGCCTATATCGAGGCGAGGAAACGCATCA acGTCGCAAAGCCTAAACACGAAATATGGAGACCCGAGGATCTGGCTACGGTCGGTGAACTCTTACTTGACATATCAACTAATTTAGCTCAAAT ATACGGCCTGACATTTGAGGATATTGAGAAAAATCTTCCATTGATCGATACATCGAAAACATTGATACGCGAGATATGTCCCGCTTTTCTAAGCAACGTCGAATGTCGACCGGGAAAATATCGAAGATACGATGGGCTATGTACAAATTTACAAAATCCAACATGGGGTTCAACTTTGTCGCCATTCACAAG attAATGCCACCACGATTTTCCGATGGTATATCAGCACCTAGGATAGCCGTAAGTGGACGAGAATTACCATTGTCCAGAATAGTATCTCGTACGATGCATCCAGATGAGGGATATCACGATCATGCTGGTACTGTCATGGTGATAGCCTGGGGCCAATTCATGGATCATGATTACACGCTTACTGGAACGCCCTtag ATCCTCTAAATCGTAATGATCCGGAAGAATGTTGTTCTCGTCCACCGCATTTAAAGAATCCATATTGCAACGAGATACGTATACCAGAGGACGATTACTTCTACAGATTGTTTAACGTTCGATGCATGGACTTTGTACGAGCGTTTCCTGCAGTTCGACCAGGATGTCGTCTTGGATCACGTATACCTTTCAATTTGTTAACCGGAGTTTTGGATGGAAATACCGTTTACGGTATTACGGAGAATTTTTCTAG AAAACTCCGAAGCGGTTATGGCGGATTGTTAAGAATGAATCCAGTTTTTAATGAGTACGGATTGAAAGATCTATTGCCATTGAAATTAGATATACCAGACGAAGGATGCACTCGTCCGAACAAATCGATGTACTGTTTCGAAGCAG GTGAAATTCGAGTTAACGAGCAGTTGGTATTAACGTGTATGCATACGTTGGTAGCAAGGGAACACAACAGGATTGCTAAAATACTCACTCGTATTAATCCTCATTGGGATGACGAGACATTATTCCAGGAATCAAGACGCATAGTCATCGCTGAAATCCAACATATCACTTATAATGAATTCCTCCCGATTCTTTTGGGAAAAGACGTTATGGAGAAGTTTGGACTTCTTCTTGAGAAAAAT GTATATTGGGATGGATACGATCCAACAGTAAATCCTGGTGTTATCGATGCATTCGCCGCTGCTGCATTTAGATTTGGACATTCCTTGCTACCAACTGCGGTCGAACGTTGGAGCAAAGCTCATAAATTTATTG cttcGAAAAGATTATCAGATCTAATTAGAAGACCGTACGATCTATATCGCGCTGGAGTTTTGGACGAATACTTTATGGGATTAATGAATCAAGTTGCCCAAGCTATGGACGATTCGATAACACAAGAA GTGACAAATCATTTGTTCAAAAAGGTTGGTGCTAAGTTCGGAATGGATTTGGTATCATTCAATATGCAACGTGGAAGAGAATTTGGTATACCGAGTTACATGGACTTCCG aaaatattgtgGATTACCCGAGGCTAAGACCTTCGACGAATTGTTCGGATCCATGCCAAACGAGACTATTGGACGATATAGCTCCATTTTCGA ACATCCAGCGGACGTAGATCTGTGGTCCGGTGGTGTATCAGAGCGACCACTTCCGGGTAGTATGCTTGGTCCAACCTTTGCCTGTGTAATCGCTACGCAATTTAGCCATTCACGACGTGGTGACAGGTTTTGGTACGAATTACCGAACCAACCATCGTCCTTCACTCTCG ATCAACTCAATGAAATTCGTAAAACGAAACTTGCTAAAATGATATGCGACAACACAGACCTAATAGACACCATACAAATATATCCAATGGTTCTGCCTGATCATGAAAT caATCCACGAGTACCATGCCGTAGTGGTGTATTACCAAGTATAGACCTGAGCAAATGGGCCGAGTTTCCAACGAGCCATTCAACGCAATAT CGTCGACAATCTCGCGAACCTAATCGAGATGTGATACATTTTCTACCTAAACCTTATCAAAGATTATTCGAATtcaattcgaaaaagaaaaaccttgggaaaaaagacgaaaatgttaataaatataaatccgTATTATGGACGAGAATCGTACGAACGGTAACGACGATCGACGTCTTATCAAAGAGCATAGAAAATGATACGATATTCGATAAAGATTTTAAACGTGTTCCCGTAATCGATGGCGTCATCGATTTTAACAGGATCATCGAGAAAattcgtgaaaaaaataaaaggattaatACACTGAAGAATAAACGATTCtcgagagaaataaatggTAAAAGTATTACGGGTAAACGATTCAAACGTTCCACATTAGGTctgaataataatactaataataataataataataataataataataataataataataataataaaaattcgtcGTACGTAAACATggaaaatattcataacaatTTGAAACTCTATCGACATCCTAAATTCACTCAGGAGgatgaaaaatcaaagaatatCGATACGagtataaacgttaataatgatttttacaaACGCATATGGGAGATAATTAACAGTTCACGTCCAAGTTTTAAAATCGTGGTACCGTCTACGAGAACATTGAGAGAAACGCAGAAAGATATTTTCAAGGATGAACAAGTAGCATTGTCCAGTTCAGAAATCGAGGATTTAAATCTTCCTTATAACGAGACTGGGTCtttgaacgagaaaaagaagtcaTTTACCGATGTACCTTTCGACGAGAAAAGACCTtcagaggaagaggaggatgagTTTGATAAGTATGTTAAAGTAATTGATACGAAACACGTCGGCAATCGTTCAACATTTGATCCATCGTTCAAATCGAAGAATAAAATGCTTCATAACGATCACAAAGTTATCtctaatattaacgatgaatCATCATCGTATATTGATTCTAATCGAAATGGATATTCTTCAAACgagaatataatatcgtttgatACCTCGAAAGAACCTAAAAATGAGAGCAAAAAggatatcgttaattattctCCTTCCGTGccaatagaaaaatttgtgGAAAATAACAAATCTACAATCGATTACAATCTATACAATATCCCTTATGTCGAGGTACCCGATTACACGgacgaaagggaagaaagttTAGACGAGGAGGATCGTCTACGTGCTAAATCACAAAATTCAAATTCTAAGAATTTATCGATTGACTCTATTGACCgagcgatgataataataaatactacgTCCGATCAGGCGTATTcagtggggaaaaaaaatgaaacgattgACAAACATGATAATCAATCGCCACGATCAATGGCTACGAAGAACATTAAATCATTCGAATTTTCTGATCCTTCGAAGAACGATATGATTAATcgtgaaaaaacgaaaatgaatgaGAATAATGTTCAAAGTTCCGAGTCCGAAGTTAAAAATAAGTCGAATGATGACTTTGCCCTATCCGATATCGATTTTGATATAAACGAATATAGAAAGCCATTCGATTTGGATGACTTTTTAAAAAACGAACCATTTTTTCATGAactcaaaaataacaataacaataaacgaaACAGTAAGGAACCATCgtcggataataataaaaataattattcctttATGTCGAAAAATGCAAATAACAACGACGAGGATCCTTCCGAGGATACGAAGgaatatattggaataaacGACGACATGTTaagcgaagaaaaagattttctcgATCGTTATTTTACCAAGGACGTTGTCGACAAATTAAAAGCGAATTCGGACGAGGAAATTCTCatggaaaacaaaaggaaagatatggaagaaaataagaagaggaaCTTAAAAACGTTGTCATCAATTCTTCAGAAAAAGGATCGAATTTCAAGATTCGACGAGGAAGTGAATAAGGATATCGAGGACGGTGTAAAAAAAGCTCCCTccttttataagaattattgGTCTCTGGAGTACAAGTTGCCTGGTACGaaggatataaaaagagacgaagaaaatatgaattag